From a single Calothrix sp. NIES-2098 genomic region:
- a CDS encoding TPR repeat-containing protein, giving the protein MNYFWRLFLSAIVAFFLIFSTDAVYASPISNAQKTASKFLQSGVEKIIHSNYQAAIEDLNQAIQLQSNFGEAYSDRCLAYLQLQDYHQAIADCTQAINFTPNDAEAYLNRGLASYRQQDYAAAKADYHRAIALKPSEFRAYYNLALVHAAKGNYSQAIIDYNLALGQISQPTNLLLADIYNDRGLARLQLQDLEAAMVDFSTAIYLDANDYRAYFNRGCACGRKGDKFGALRDFSKAIKLKPDSALAYVNRGVTRYHLGYYQGAIADLQKASGFFGDTGEKLAYQKALDLLKAMQKQLPSVSEFV; this is encoded by the coding sequence ATGAATTATTTCTGGCGATTATTTCTTAGTGCAATTGTTGCTTTTTTTCTGATATTTTCGACGGATGCTGTCTACGCTTCACCTATCTCAAACGCCCAAAAAACAGCAAGTAAATTTTTGCAGTCTGGTGTAGAGAAAATTATACACAGTAATTATCAGGCAGCTATTGAGGATTTAAATCAAGCGATTCAACTTCAAAGCAATTTTGGGGAAGCTTATAGCGATCGCTGTCTTGCTTATCTGCAACTCCAAGATTACCACCAAGCGATCGCAGATTGTACTCAAGCCATAAATTTTACCCCAAACGACGCTGAGGCTTATCTCAATCGGGGCTTGGCAAGCTACAGACAACAAGATTATGCTGCTGCTAAGGCTGATTATCATCGCGCGATCGCACTCAAACCTTCTGAGTTTCGAGCTTACTATAATCTGGCGCTAGTTCATGCGGCAAAGGGCAATTATTCCCAAGCCATTATTGATTACAATCTAGCTCTAGGTCAAATTTCTCAGCCAACAAATCTACTGCTTGCAGATATATACAATGACAGAGGTTTAGCGCGTTTGCAATTGCAAGACTTAGAAGCTGCTATGGTCGATTTTAGTACGGCAATTTACCTCGATGCCAACGACTATAGAGCTTACTTTAACAGAGGTTGTGCTTGCGGTCGCAAAGGAGATAAATTTGGTGCGTTGCGTGATTTCTCTAAAGCGATTAAGCTGAAACCCGATAGCGCCCTTGCTTATGTTAACCGGGGCGTAACTCGATATCATCTAGGTTATTATCAAGGAGCGATCGCAGATTTACAAAAAGCATCCGGGTTCTTTGGAGACACTGGCGAAAAGCTAGCCTATCAAAAAGCTTTGGATTTACTCAAAGCCATGCAAAAACAGCTACCATCAGTTTCAGAATTTGTGTAA
- a CDS encoding cytochrome c class I, whose translation MKRFFSIILLGIAIFTFAFSNSALAADSSNGGKVFSANCASCHAGGKNLVQANKNLKKDALEKYGMYSAEAIISQVTNGKNAMPAFKGRLNSSQIEDVAAYVLEQADKSW comes from the coding sequence ATGAAAAGGTTTTTTTCAATAATACTGTTAGGCATTGCAATCTTCACCTTTGCTTTCAGTAATTCAGCGTTAGCAGCAGACAGTAGCAATGGAGGCAAAGTATTTAGTGCTAATTGCGCTTCTTGTCATGCAGGTGGCAAGAATTTGGTTCAAGCTAATAAGAACCTGAAGAAAGATGCGTTAGAAAAATACGGTATGTACTCCGCAGAGGCAATTATCAGCCAAGTAACAAATGGTAAAAATGCTATGCCTGCTTTTAAAGGTCGTTTAAATAGCAGCCAAATTGAAGATGTAGCTGCTTACGTACTTGAACAAGCAGATAAAAGTTGGTAA